The Desulfobacteraceae bacterium genome includes a region encoding these proteins:
- a CDS encoding U32 family peptidase, which produces MKINAPVSSLGEVEMLLHFGADELYCGVTPPEWEMRYGDQWWVNRRSPAQANLTAWEDLLQIVEAAHRAGVKVSTTLNAAFYPRAGLPFLMELAQKLVSEAHVDALIVSDFNLLQKLGRSQLPVKLHLSSLGSCFNSRTAEFYRAMGVDRIILPRQLTLSEIQRLVSGTAGSMEFEVFAVNDGCYFEEGFCQTSHALGPFCHSSWTPEFYGPPAGGGAGGTDLAGEMMALRRYLWFQNNCGCSWQEDGLPNGPCSLCWFGHFRDWGIEAVKIVGREASFVRKMRSLQLVKAILDEVESGAEPEAVAALARALRKTPELCDSGYMCYFRED; this is translated from the coding sequence ATGAAGATCAATGCGCCGGTCAGCTCCCTTGGCGAGGTTGAAATGCTGCTGCATTTCGGGGCCGATGAGCTGTACTGCGGGGTCACGCCTCCCGAGTGGGAAATGCGCTACGGGGACCAGTGGTGGGTCAACCGCCGCAGCCCCGCGCAGGCCAACCTGACGGCATGGGAGGATCTGCTGCAGATCGTGGAGGCGGCCCACCGCGCCGGGGTGAAAGTCAGCACCACCCTCAACGCTGCCTTCTATCCCCGTGCCGGTCTGCCATTTCTGATGGAGCTGGCCCAAAAACTGGTCTCCGAGGCCCATGTCGACGCCCTGATCGTCAGCGATTTCAACCTGCTGCAAAAGCTCGGTCGCAGCCAGCTGCCGGTGAAGCTCCATCTGAGCAGCCTGGGAAGCTGCTTCAATTCCCGCACCGCCGAGTTTTACCGCGCCATGGGGGTCGACCGGATCATCCTGCCGCGCCAGCTCACCCTTTCCGAAATTCAGCGCCTGGTATCCGGGACGGCTGGGTCCATGGAATTCGAGGTCTTCGCCGTCAACGACGGCTGCTACTTCGAGGAGGGCTTCTGCCAGACTTCCCATGCGCTGGGGCCTTTCTGCCACAGCTCGTGGACGCCGGAGTTCTACGGTCCACCGGCCGGCGGCGGGGCCGGCGGCACGGACCTGGCCGGGGAAATGATGGCCCTGCGGCGCTACCTGTGGTTCCAGAACAACTGCGGCTGTTCCTGGCAGGAGGACGGGCTGCCCAACGGCCCATGCAGCCTCTGCTGGTTCGGTCATTTCCGGGACTGGGGGATCGAGGCGGTTAAAATCGTCGGCCGCGAGGCCTCGTTCGTGCGCAAGATGCGGAGCCTGCAGCTGGTCAAGGCCATCTTGGACGAGGTCGAGAGCGGGGCGGAACCGGAGGCGGTTGCGGCGCTGGCACGCGCCCTGCGAAAGACCCCCGAGCTCTGCGACAGCGGATACATGTGCTATTTCCGGGAAGATTGA